Below is a window of Poseidonibacter antarcticus DNA.
TAAAAATGGAGATTCTTTTAAAGAAACTTTTAATACTCTTTGCCCAATGTAATACCATCCAGCAAAAACACCACTTAAAGTAAAACCAAATGCAACACCATTTGTGTGAATAGGTCTTAATCTACTAAATGTACCATACTCCCCAGCTAAGTTACTTAACTCAGGAAACGCCAATTGAAACGCAAGTATAACACCTACTGTCATACCAATGATACCAAACAAAATTGTTGCAAATGTAAAGGCTTTTGCAACTGAGTAATCATACTCAATTTGTGCACCGTTTTGCATCAATCTCCTCCTACTAATTTTATATACAAGTCACAAATTGTCACTTATAAAATCATATTAACTGAAAATCACTAAGAATATACTTAATTTTAGTATAAATTAAGTATAAAATACTATTAAAAATAATTATTTATAGTAAATTTAGACTGATAACAATTATAAAATCTATAAAAGAGCTAAGATATTGTTTAAAATCTTATATTATAAGATGAACTTATAATTAAAATAATTTCATTAATTTATTAAAGAAGATATTTTTTGTCTTGTTTCGCTATTTTTAG
It encodes the following:
- a CDS encoding cbb3-type cytochrome c oxidase subunit I; translation: MQNGAQIEYDYSVAKAFTFATILFGIIGMTVGVILAFQLAFPELSNLAGEYGTFSRLRPIHTNGVAFGFTLSGVFAGWYYIGQRVLKVSLKESPFL